From Camelina sativa cultivar DH55 chromosome 5, Cs, whole genome shotgun sequence:
gtaacactaaataaaaaaaaccaaaaaatattgaaatgatcaatatattttaaaaatcattaaaataacaattgctaagtaaacaaataaaagaactataatatctaaattactaaaattcaaaaacaatgtaAGCTAAATCGTGCGTAGCAGTGAATGACTTCTAGTAATCCTATATAAAGAACTCCTTTACGGTATAAACAATTATACATAAGTGGCCAATAATTCCCACTATAaccataacaaaataatatttgccaacttctatattttttattcgaatttttaGCCTCTAATGTTTTCtctttgcaaaagaaaaaaactcacttttttCGAAAGAAAGTAACAATTAACAAACACTGTTTGCTTGACACTTTGATTGacaataaaattttcatttttatatattttaaggcTAACAAAAAAGTTCCATGTATGgatgaaaaaagaaagtaaaaactgTAGATCCATGTGATTAAGGACTTCCGTTCCGATTCCGAGAGGCGCAATTATATCAGATTAAAACGTAACACATCATATTCATACAAGTCATGAGAGTATTTATACGTTAACCATAAACACAAAATGCATTACCTATAAACTCAATTATGAATTGTGCATATTGATTATGGAAGTCAACCTTGCAAATTCCAAACTGAAATAAAAATACTTGTTGCACTAAATATTGACAATGAAACTAATTGGTCAAATTTGCATGTAAAGTTAGTTGCACATTGTTGAAAGCTAACAGATAACAATTGTGCAACACATGGCATCCCGCGAAAGTCATTTACGTATGTTGGAAATTTCATTCCATTTGGGACATAAGATTTCGATTCTTTTTCCtgaaaaatgaaactaaaatattaGTCTTATCTTGGATATAAAATTCAGTTGAGAACCGTCAGATTAGAACGAAGACTAGCGATGGCTTAAACTTTGTGCATGGCACCAGCTCCTCTGATTCTGAATAAGGTTTAAAAAATGATGATGGCTGAAACTTTGTGTGGCATGCACACATCTTCTCGGAAGATGACACAAAACGGGAGCGGATAATTAGGACGTTTCTATTGACAACCACTAGATTTACATTTTTACTTATAACGGCATTTCCTGCTTGAACTTTACAACATTAAaagtatgaattttttttttgaacaaacattAAGTATGAATTATAACAAGGTTTTCATAAACATAATCATATGCTATCAGTCACAAAACCTCATATAAAACTAGTAAACAGCACACaattttacttaaaattttaaacgtGTTGAAACGTTTACTAAgtaaatggaagaaaaaaaaaagttaacttattcatgttttatctttaacttattcatgttttatcttcttatataatatgagaaggtttttctcaacttttgctaagaaGATGACAGTTGGCCTATTATCTATCTAACACCtgtacatttttgttgtttggacctaattaactaaatcATTTATACTTTGGACCTAATTCACTAAAAgtccataaaacaaaaaaaatctcttaacatttccttcttcccttcttcaatTAGACCCTTTCTGGTTTCATCCTAGGAATAATAtgattatatgttattttgacattataaaaatatgtttcaatcttatgtatgattcaCGGCAAGAACggattctaaattatgtaaacaaattatttatgggtttcaatcttataaataatTCATAAGCAAGAAAGGAATCTAAATTATGTTAGATTGTAGATGTTTAcgtgttctcaaaattctcttataaattcataaatttttgagtcaaattttaatttctgagTATCCATTACTGGGTTTAGTTTCTGGAATTTAATCCTATATAATCTAATGGTGGGATGTTTTatgtaagtaatttgataattgcttacttATTTATTCCCCATTAGATATTACCAATTTGTTTTCCATAATATTAGAATTCAATCAGTTtaccataaaattaaatttgagtCCCTAATTGCTCtcattttaagagattttttcagtcatgattatttaatttcagtcattaggttcctatgaagaattatattatttttatatattttccatatttcAATAGAtattcttgaataattttaaatatttttttgcaggttATCATGTTTATTGTTTGCATTAAAAATACATCAGAAAATTATAAtgtgagaatgtttgacaaatttacTTATTCATaagagtgtttatgtatgtatttcCTAATCTCCATGGACCGATCCGGAAATTTTGGATGACCTATGccaatttgtttttaagaaaccATTTTCATTAtcgtaaataaaataataagaatagtaatataaaaattattttcataagatAGTTTCTAAGTCCATAAACCGAAATATGTTCGATTTGCTTGCtcacatttttttgtcttttcaatgttttcatattcatttaaatatttatacaaattagaTATATCTacatgaaaatatatgttttcttatataaaaaacttgaacttataaaaaaaatctaataataactgaacttataattttgtttttttctacataaaagaaaaaaaaacttttggtctAAAGTATGCTCCAAAAAATTTGATGACATAATGCTTGGCTTCATTTGCTTACCCTATGGGTTGGGCCTCGGTCCGGGCCTtgaaccatattttatatttactctAGGGTTGTCgtatttgttggttatattAATACTACTACATCATgaaaaaatgaactatcatGATTTAATATGTTCAACATCATTACAAGAAATATGCGTATTTTTAGCACACAAAAAAACGCTATCATTTCGTTTCGATAGCGATTTTGTAAATGTTGTCTTTGTCGGTGCCATCTTAGAGGGTGCACATACAATAGCATTTTTTCCTTTGCTATTATTTGTATCTCTATAATAGTGCATTATTATCGCTATATTAAGATTATTAGTAGCATTTCAAATTtgctatattataattaacagtGTATAAAGTAGACTAAAACTTCTTCTTATAAGACGATGCATATGAGTCActccattgtaaatttagtttgtgatgttactatcatatgcttaaaaaattatgttgttaagattgtgatgtctttttatatcatagcatgatatgagttgcatttttttatattaattaatttgacttctatagTTGTGACTTTGAGTAATATATGGTAATTGTATATAAGTATCATTTTTTaggaatcttagtatcaaatagCTTTAGATTAAccatcttaaaaataaaagatcaacaAATATTCTCATAACATTTTCCACtttcacatataatattttacttccTAAGACACTTTTTTATTATGacatttgatattataatattctgcGGTTTTTCTTCTAAGTAGCTacgagaaaataaatatttgttttattcaattgCATTTATGATAAAGCTAAAAAGACAGATCTAAAAAATCATTTCGGCGATGGAACAAAACCATTGCATTTTTATACTACACCAAAACTTagagtaattttttataactttatttacttggattcattttcattattaaaatttcgtaaaaaaaattttaatttgtattagaatgtataaagaataaattatattgagggATGTGATTGCATTTTTTACCTCACCAAAAATTAgctggtaaaatatatttattaagttcATTGTTGTTTacctaaatttcatatttagattgtattcatgtaagttattttccaaaaaatttatgtttttgtagATGTCAGTGGTAATATAATTTGTGCAAacgcaagaaaaaaaataaaaagatggagaatgcttaatatgtcttgaaagtctaaagagagaaaaaatcataaacacacTACTATGTAATCAAAAATTTCTCTACATGTTGAAATACTCTAATACtacatataaaaggaaaatttaagtaacactaaataaaaaaaaccaaaaaatattgaaatgatcaatatattttaaaaatcattaaaataacaattgctaagtaaacaaataaaagaactataatatttaaattactaaaattcaaaaacaatgtaAGCTAAATCGTGCGTAGCAGTGAATGACTTCTAGTAATCCTATATAAAGAACTCCTTTACGGTATAAACAATTATACATAAGTGGCCAATAATTCCCACTATAaccataacaaaataatatttgccaacttctatattttttattcgaatttttaGCCTCTAATGTTTTCtctttgcaaaagaaaaaaactcacttttttCGAAAGAAAGTAACAATTAACAAACACTGTTTGCTTGACACTTTGATTGacaataaaattttcatttttatatattNNNNNNNNNNNNNNNNNNNNNNNNNNNNNNNNNNNNNNNNNNNNNNNNNNNNNNNNNNNNNNNNNNNNNNNNNNNNNNNNNNNNNNNNNNNNNNNNNNNNNNNNNNNNNNNNNNNNNNNNNNNNNNNNNNNNNNNNNNNNNNNNNNNNNNNNNNNNNNNNNNNNNNNNNNNNNNNNNNNNNNNNNNNNNNNNNNNNNNNNNNNNNNNNNNNNNNNNNNNNNNNNNNNNNNNNNNNNNNNNNNNNNNNNNNNNNNNNNNNNNNNNNNNNNNNNNNNNNNNNNNNNNNNNNNNNNNNNNNNNNNNNNNNNNNNNNNNNNNNNNNNNNNNNNNNNNNNNNNNNNNNNNNNNNNNNNNNNNNNNNNNNNNNNNNNNNNNNNNNNNNNNNNNNNNNNNNNNNNNNNNNNNNNNNNNNNNNNNNNNNNNNNNNNNNNNNNNNNNNNNNNNNNNNNNNNNNNNNNNNNNNNNNNNNNNNNNNNNNNNNNNNNNNNNNNNNNNNNNNNNNNNNNNNNNNNNNNNNNNNNNNNNNNNNNNNNNNNNNNNNNNNNNNNNNNNNNNNNNNNNNNNNNNNNNNNNNNNNNNNNNNNNNNNNNNNNNNNNNNNNNNNNNNNNNNNNNNNNNNNNNNNNNNNNNNNNNNNNNNNNNNNNNNNNNNNNNNNNNNNNNNNNNNNNNNNNNNNNNNNNNNNNNNNNNNNNNNNNNNNNNNNNNNNNNNNNNNNNNNNNNNNNNNNNNNNNNNNNNNNNNNNNNNNNNNNNNNNNNNNNNNNNNNNNNNNNNNNNNNNNNNNNNNNNNNNNNNNNNNNNNNNNNNNNNNNNNNNNNNNNNNNNNNNNNNNNNNNNNNNNNNNNNNNNNNNNNNNNNNNNNNNNNNNNNNNNNNNNNNNNNNNNNNNNNNNNNNNNNNNNNNNNNNNNNNNNNNNNNNNNNNNNNNNNNNNNNNNNNNNNNNNNNNNNNNNNNNNNNNNNNNNNNNNNNNNNNNNNNNNNNNNNNNNNNNNNNNNNNNNNNNNNNNNNNNNNNNNNNNNNNNNNNNNNNNNNNNNNNNNNNNNNNNNNNNNNNNNNNNNNNNNNNNNNNNNNNNNNNNNNNNNNNNNNNNNNNNNNNNNNNNNNNNNNNNNNNNNNNNNNNNNNNNNNNNNNNNNNNNNNNNNNNNNNNNNNNNNNNNNNNNNNNNNNNNNNNNNNNNNNNNNNNNNNNNNNNNNNNNNNNNNNNNNNNNNNNNNNNNNNNNNNNNNNNNNNNNNNNNNNNNNNNNNNNNNNNNNNNNNNNNNNNNNNNNNNNNNNNNNNNNNNNNNNNNNNNNNNNNNNNNNNNNNNNNNNNNNNNNNNNNNNNNNNNNNNNNNNNNNNNNNNNNNNNNNNNNNNNNNNNNNNNNNNNNNNNNNNNNNNNNNNNNNNNNNNNNNNNNNNNNNNNNNNNNNNNNNNNNNNNNNNNNNNNNNNNNNNNNNNNNNNNNNNNNNNNNNNNNNNNNNNNNNNNNNNNNNNNNNNNNNNNNNNNNNNNNNNNNNNNNNNNNNNNNNNNNNNNNNNNNNNNNNNNNNNNNNNNNNNNNNNNNNNNNNNNNNNNNNNNNNNNNNNNNNNNNNNNNNNNNNNNNNNNNNNNNNNNNNNNNNNNNNNNNNNNNNNNNNNNNNNNNNNNNNNNNNNNNNNNNNNNNNNNNNNNNNNNNNNNNNNNNNNNNNNNNNNNNNNNNNNNNNNNNNNNNNNNNNNNNNNNNNNNNNNNNNNNNNNNNNNNNNNNNNNNNNNNNNNNNNNNNNNNNNNNNNNNNNNNNNNNNNNNNNNNNNNNNNNNNNNNNNNNNNNNNNNNNNNNNNNNNNNNNNNNNNNNNNNNNNNNNNNNNNNNNNNNNNNNNNNNNNNNNNNNNNNNNNNNNNNNNNNNNNNNNNNNNNNNNNNNNNNNNNNNNNNNNNNNNNNNNNNNNNNNNNNNNNNNNNNNNNNNNNNNNNNNNNNNNNNNNNNNNNNNNNNNNNNNNNNNNNNNNNNNNNNNNNNNNNNNNNNNNNNNNNNNNNNNNNNNNNNNNNNNNNNNNNNNNNNNNNNNNNNNNNNNNNNNNNNNNNNNNNNNNNNNNNNNNNNNNNNNNNNNNNNNNNNNNNNNNNNNNNNNNNNNNNNNNNNNNNNNNNNNNNNNNNNNNNNNNNNNNNNNNNNNNNNNNNNNNNNNNNNNNNNNNNNNNNNNNNNNNNNNNNNNNNNNNNNNNNNNNNNNNNNNNNNNNNNNNNNNNNNNNNNNNNNNNNNNNNNNNNNNNNNNNNNNNNNNNNNNNNNNNNNNNNNNNNNNNNNNNNNNNNNNNNNNNNNNNNNNNNNNNNNNNNNNNNNNNNNNNNNNNNNNNNNNNNNNNNNNNNNNNNNNNNNNNNNNNNNNNNNNNNNNNNNNNNNNNNNNNNNNNNNNNNNNNNNNNNNNNNNNNNNNNNNNNNNNNNNNNNNNNNNNNNNNNNNNNNNNNNNNNNNNNNNNNNNNNNNNNNNNNNNNNNNNNNNNNNNNNNNNNNNNNNNNNNNNNNNNNNNNNNNNNNNNNNNNNNNNNNNNNNNNNNNNNNNNNNNNNNNNNNNNNNNNNNNNNNNNNNNNNNNNNNNNNNNNNNNNNNNNNNNNNNNNNNNNNNNNNNNNNNNNNNNNNNNNNNNNNNNNNNNNNNNNNNNNNNNNNNNNNNNNNNNNNNNNNNNNNNNNNNNNNNNNNNNNNNNNNNNNNNNNNNNNNNNNNNNNNNNNNNNNNNNNNNNNNNNNNNNNNNNNNNNNNNNNNNNNNNNNNNNNNNNNNNNNNNNNNNNNNNNNNNNNNNNNNNNNNNNNNNNNNNNNNNNNNNNNNNNNNNNNNNNNNNNNNNNNNNNNNNNNNNNNNNNNNNNNNNNNNNNNNNNNNNNNNNNNNNNNNNNNNNNNNNNNNNNNNNNNNNNNNNNNNNNNNNNNNNNNNNNNNNNNNNNNNNNNNNNNNNNNNNNNNNNNNNNNNNNNNNNNNNNNNNNNNNNNNNNNNNNNNNNNNNNNNNNNNNNNNNNNNNNNNNNNNNNNNNNNNNNNNNNNNNNNNNNNNNNNNNNNNNNNNNNNNNNNNNNNNNNNNNNNNNNNNNNNNNNNNNNNNNNNNNNNNNNNNNNNNNNNNNNNNNNNNNNNNNNNNNNNNNNNNNNNNNNNNNNNNNNNNNNNNNNNNNNNNNNNNNNNNNNNNNNNNNNNNNNNNNNNNNNNNNNNNNNNNNNNNNNNNNNNNNNNNNNNNNNNNNNNNNNNNNNNNNNNNNNNNNNNNNNNNNNNNNNNNNNNNNNNNNNNNNNNNNNNNNNNNNNNNNNNNNNNNNNNNNNNNNNNNNNNNNNNNNNNNNNNNNNNNNNNNNNNNNNNNNNNNNNNNNNNNNNNNNNNNNNNNNNNNNNNNNNNNNNNNNNNNNNNNNNNNNNNNNNNNNNNNNNNNNNNNNNNNNNNNNNNNNNNNNNNNNNNNNNNNNNNNNNNNNNNNNNNNNNNNNNNNNNNNNNNNNNNNNNNNNNNNNNNNNNNNNNNNNNNNNNNNNNNNNNNNNNNNNNNNNNNNNNNNNNNNNNNNNNNNNNNNNNNNNNNNNNNNNNNNNNNNNNNNNNNNNNNNNNNNNNNNNNNNNNNNNNNNNNNNNNNNNNNNNNNNNNNNNNNNNNNNNNNNNNNNNNNNNNNNNNNNNNNNNNNNNNNNNNNNNNNNNNNNNNNNNNNNNNNNNNNNNNNNNNNNNNNNNNNNNNNNNNNNNNNNNNNNNNNNNNNNNNNNNNNNNNNNNNNNNNNNNNNNNNNNNNNNNNNNNNNNNNNNNNNNNNNNNNNNNNNNNNNNNNNNNNNNNNNNNNNNNNNNNNNNNNNNNNNNNNNNNNNNNNNNNNNNNNNNNNNNNNNNNNNNNNNNNNNNNNNNNNNNNNNNNNNNNNNNNNNNNNNNNNNNNNNNNNNNNNNNNNNNNNNNNNNNNNNNNNNNNNNNNNNNNNNNNNNNNNNNNNNNNNNNNNNNNNNNNNNNNNNNNNNNNNNNNNNNNNNNNNNNNNNNNNNNNNNNNNNNNNNNNNNNNNNNNNNNNNNNNNNNNNNNNNNNNNNNNNNNNNNNNNNNNNNNNNNNNNNNNNNNNNNNNNNNNNNNNNNNNNNNNNNNNNNNNNNNNNNNNNNNNNNNNNNNNNNNNNNNNNNNNNNNNNNNNNNNNNNNNNNNNNNNNNNNNNNNNNNNNNNNNNNNNNNNNNNNNNNNNNNNNNNNNNNNNNNNNNNNNNNNNNNNNNNNNNNNNNNNNNNNNNNNNNNNNNNNNNNNNNNNNNNNNNNNNNNNNNNNNNNNNNNNNNNNNNNNNNNNNNNNNNNNNNNNNNNNNNNNNNNNNNNNNNNNNNNNNNNNNNNNNNNNNNNNNNNNNNNNNNNNNNNNNNNNNNNNNNNNNNNNNNNNNNNNNNNNNNNNNNNNNNNNNNNNNNNNNNNNNNNNNNNNNNNNNNNNNNNNNNNNNNNNNNNNNNNNNNNNNNNNNNNNNNNNNNNNNNNNNNNNNNNNNNNNNNNNNNNNNNNNNNNNNNNNNNNNNNNNNNNNNNNNNNNNNNNNNNNNNNNNNNNNNNNNNNNNNNNNNNNNNNNNNNNNNNNNNNNNNNNNNNNNNNNNNNNNNNNNNNNNNNNNNNNNNNNNNNNNNNNNNNNNNNNNNNNNNNNNNNNNNNNNNNNNNNNNNNNNNNNNNNNNNNNNNNNNNNNNNNNNNNNNNNNNNNNNNNNNNNNNNNNNNNNNNNNNNNNNNNNNNNNNNNNNNNNNNNNNNNNNNNNNNNNNNNNNNNNNNNNNNNNNNNNCTAAACTTATTTGAACTGGCGGATTTGCATTTATTTCCATTAAAttttgtaagaattttttttttaaagcaacatatattgactttttccttttttttgtttttgttaaatacatatttaatGACTTTGATTTTAGAATCCATTTAAAGAAAAGTAATGAGTCATACGATAAGTGGAATTTATGTTCGTTAtgatataatcaaaatataatttgtatgtTCAAAAGTTGTAAGGATATTAGCTAATCAAATTACAAAGCCAGCTAATCAAATtatatagtcactaaatttcAGCTATTCAGTTCTACTAAATAACCAGTTTTGGAAATTTCAAGAGAAATCACCATCAATTATGCATGAAAAGCTGCCAAATTCAGTTTcctatatgtattttttttttggtagaacaGATTCAATTTCCTATTTGATTTCCACTGTCACCATTTACATCTTATAtaaagttctttctttttttcgacGACAAGAAAATTCCATGGTTTCAAccccaaaattttatattttgaccctaaagaaaaaaagagagaactcAACAGAATGAATTATAAATGGAATTGTCTCCACTTGTAAAAGCGGTATCGTATATCTTGCCCTTAAAGCAAAGAACTTGTCTCTCCTTCTCCATTCACTCCTCTATTGGAACATCAACACAAAGCCCACAATTCtctctgcctctctctctctctctctcgatgaagaaccaaaaggaTCAAAACTCATCATTGccatcttcatcaccatctcTAACAGCAAAGCTTCTCAATGCTCAATACCATCACTTCCTCAATCTCCTTTCGTATTCCCTTATCCTCTGTTGTGGAATAATCATTGGCATCCTTCTGCATTCATCTCTACAAGACTTCTCTTCTACGTCTTCACTCAGNNNNNNNNNNNNNNNNNNNNNNNNNNNNNNNNNNNNNNNNNNNNNNNNNNNNNNNNNNNNCAGCATCCAACGCATCTCTCAGCTCTTCGTCGTctcctctcttcctcctcctcctccttctcctcctccaccttctcctccttctgatGAGCCCGAGCACGATGGGCTTGAACACTTTATTAAGCCACCAGAGAAGCTTATGCATGACATGGAAGACGAAGAGCTTCTATGGAGAGCTTCAATGGCACCTAAGATCAAGAATTACCCTTTTCCTCGAACACCAAAGGTTGCTTTCATGTTCATGACAAAGGGTCATTTACCTCTTGCACGTCTATGGGAGAGGTTCTTTCGCGGGCATGAAGATCTTTTTAGCATCTACGTTCACTCGTATCCTTCTTATTACCAGTCCGATCCCGAAAATTCCGTCTTCCATGGCCGCCACATTCCAAGCAAGGTCAGCTTCCTACAAACtccaatatttgttttttctttgtaattttcattttttggtgaAATTTCGTTGGAGACGAAATTaacgaaaaatatataattttgtgacTATAGTAGTCCTacgaaaatatcaaaatgacCTTTTGTCCTAACAAGTaacaatattagaaattaaagaaatgcCAAAAATATACTCtgcatttttctaattttcgaGAACTTTGTGCTCTTGTTGTAAACATGCTCTGAGTGTGGTTGAGTAATGATCAATCAAAAATCTCATACTAAAAggaataaaaatcataataataaatgtGAAGGGGGTCAAGAGAATGTAGATTATCTTGCACAATACGGTTTGCTTTTtgctaaataaattataataccTTTCATTTAGCAATTGTTCGTGGTCCGTCGGTGCCAGTgttaacataaattataatacAGTAAATTGCAtggtttcatttatttattttggttaattgttGCATGGTTTTTTTCATTCGTTAACATATCGTTTTGCCGACAAGTAGTAGATGCACATACGCATGTAAccgtaataaaaaaaaaaaaaaaacagatgcgTCACaatttagggggtgttattggattgtggtttttaaaggagtttgatgtatttaagaatcatgtgttattcaattgggtatttttaaaaatccattaaaatctagtgttattcaatatctactggattttgtgtgattttggatttcaacgtactttgcttctaaaatatgaacaaacacaataccacacttttctcaatcatttcattttcttctcctctcttcagatggatctctagcctttgacatattattgtttgattttttttctcaatccttttatataatcacacttattcatcagatatgtattatttttgagaatttttttttgtgttctttaacttttttttctgggttcatgatctataacttttttttttggtttatgatataatcacactttttttttctgggttcaatctctgtttcttcctcctcaaaccctttgtatataatcacacttattcatcagatctgtgtttttttgtattctttaattttttttttctgggttcatgacaTCTGGGTTCTTTAATTACACCAAAAATCtggattgaaaacaaatacagtttaattcaagttttctatgacatgtgtaaaagtctgggtgttattaatttaatataattttggtgtataacacagtttgtggatatatatatatttttttctaacaataactttttttaaaatccataacaatcaccaaaaatacattatcaatgactttcaaatccaccttatatgcattataaagtccacacaaatgcattagacttttaaatccactaatgtcctgggttaattaaaatctattaaaatcctcaatccaataacacccccttagtCTTTTAAAGCAAATACCTTTTATTAGTGCTTGAGTAAAAATTTAGTTGGCACAAATTTAGCCTTAATCATTTCCCTGACTTTCTCAAATTGAGATTCATCAATCTTCTCTTATGATGTAACTTTTGTTGACGACGGCAAGTTTGCCTCTTTTATGTGAACCAGAACAACAATTATAACTTCTTAATAAGGAAATATCTACGAAAGGTTGGTTAACAATTTAGACTTTTTAATCCTATTCAATCGATGGCAACTCTTTTGGTCCATTCTTACACACGGTCATTtgaatatagttttattttaggGATGTACACTTGTCGGATATTTAATTAGAACTTTATGGTACTCGTgtatttgatctttttttttttgtcggccgAGTATTTGATATAGAAGTGAATATGTAATTCATTTCACTAGGCAATTTTATGGTTAATAtgaaaagtataaataaattatccAAGCATTCAAATACCCAAAAACTCGGGTCAAAGAAGAATGGTAACCGATCTTTCTTTTGTAGTCAAATTAAGTTTGTTTTCGTAATACAAAACATGGCGTCATCATATATCTATTTAAATTAACTTTGTACTTTTATGAGAATCATTGCAACGAGTAACGCTATTTTTTGGCTCTATATCATGATATGGTTTAAAATTCTACATACTCGGTTTTGAATATTATTTGCTTAAAAGtgagtttctaattttttttttatttttttgataacgCAGAGAGTGGATTGGGGATATGTGAATATGGTGGAGGCAGAACAAAGATTACTAGCAAATGCTTTATTAGACCTATCAAACGAACGATTCGTACTTCTTTCCGAATCATGCATCCCTCTTTTTAACTTCACCACCGTGTACTCTTACCTCATTAACTCAACTCAAACTCACGTTGAGTCCTACGACCAACTTGGTGGCGTTGGACGTGGCCGATACAGCCCTCTAATGCAGCCACATGTCCAGCTACACCACTGGCGCAAAGGCTCCCAATGGTTCGAGATGGACCGTGCCATGGCCCTAGAGATCATCTCGGACAGAATCTATTGGCCTCTCTTTTACAGTTATTGTCACCACGGTTGCTACGCCGACGAGCACTACATCCCTACACTCCTAAACATCAAATCGGGCTTGAACCGACGCAACTCGAAACGGACTCTCACGTGGGTCGACTGGTCGAAAGGTGGGCCTCACCCGAATCGGTTTATTAGACATGAGGTAACTGCGGAGTTCATGGAGACCCTTAGGAGTGGTGGTCAGTGTCTCTACAATGGAAAAGTGACGAATATTTGTTACTTATTTGCTCGCAAGTTCTTGCCTACTGCTCTAGACCGGTTGCTCAGGCTCTCACGTACTGTTTTATATTTCTGATTATTAttcttttcacattttttatttttcatcttaATATTCTGTAATCTT
This genomic window contains:
- the LOC104789704 gene encoding uncharacterized protein LOC104789704, producing the protein MKNQKDQNSSLPSSSPSLTAKLLNAQYHHFLNLLSYSLILCCGIIIGILLHSSLQDFSSTSSLSIQRISQLFVVSSLPPPPPSPPPPSPPSDEPEHDGLEHFIKPPEKLMHDMEDEELLWRASMAPKIKNYPFPRTPKVAFMFMTKGHLPLARLWERFFRGHEDLFSIYVHSYPSYYQSDPENSVFHGRHIPSKRVDWGYVNMVEAEQRLLANALLDLSNERFVLLSESCIPLFNFTTVYSYLINSTQTHVESYDQLGGVGRGRYSPLMQPHVQLHHWRKGSQWFEMDRAMALEIISDRIYWPLFYSYCHHGCYADEHYIPTLLNIKSGLNRRNSKRTLTWVDWSKGGPHPNRFIRHEVTAEFMETLRSGGQCLYNGKVTNICYLFARKFLPTALDRLLRLSRTVLYF